The following are encoded in a window of Hyalangium minutum genomic DNA:
- a CDS encoding zinc-dependent alcohol dehydrogenase: protein MRALTYQGPYRVRVENKPDPTIEHPQDVVLKVTRTAICGSDLHLLHGLIADTRVGCTFGHEFMGVVEETGREVKTLRKGDRVVVPFNISCGMCFYCQRSLTALCENSNPCSDLASGVYGYSHTTGGFEGGQAEYVRVPYADVGPLKVPEDMEDEEVLFLSDILPTGYQGAEMGEIQAGETVVVFGCGPVGLFAMKSAWLMGAGRVIAVDHIPYRLTFAEQYAKVETVNFKEVGDVVMHLREMCGGRGADVCIDAVGMEAEGSTMHKMLGLAKLEAGAPTAINWSIDTVRKGGNVSIIGVYGPPWNLINIGTAMNKGLTLRMNQCNVRRYMPRLLEHIREGRIDAKGIITHRFPLEDAAHAYHLFAQKRDNCIKCVLVPHGHA, encoded by the coding sequence ATGCGTGCTTTGACTTATCAAGGGCCTTACCGGGTCCGTGTGGAGAACAAGCCTGATCCGACCATCGAGCACCCGCAGGACGTGGTGCTGAAGGTGACGCGGACGGCCATCTGTGGTTCGGACCTGCACCTGCTGCACGGTCTCATCGCAGACACCCGCGTGGGCTGCACGTTCGGGCACGAGTTCATGGGAGTGGTGGAGGAGACAGGGCGCGAGGTGAAAACCCTGCGCAAGGGCGACCGCGTGGTGGTGCCGTTCAACATCTCCTGCGGCATGTGCTTCTACTGTCAGCGCTCGCTCACGGCGCTGTGTGAGAACTCCAACCCGTGCAGCGATCTGGCCTCGGGCGTGTACGGGTACTCGCACACCACGGGCGGCTTCGAGGGCGGCCAGGCCGAGTATGTGCGCGTGCCCTACGCGGACGTCGGCCCTCTGAAGGTGCCCGAGGACATGGAGGACGAGGAGGTGCTCTTCCTCAGCGACATCCTCCCCACGGGCTACCAGGGCGCGGAGATGGGAGAGATCCAGGCCGGTGAGACGGTGGTGGTGTTTGGCTGTGGCCCCGTGGGCCTGTTCGCCATGAAGTCCGCATGGCTGATGGGCGCCGGGCGCGTCATCGCCGTGGACCACATTCCGTACCGGCTGACCTTCGCGGAGCAGTACGCGAAGGTGGAGACGGTGAACTTCAAGGAGGTAGGGGACGTGGTGATGCACCTCCGCGAGATGTGCGGCGGCCGCGGCGCGGACGTGTGCATTGACGCGGTGGGCATGGAGGCCGAGGGCTCCACCATGCACAAGATGCTGGGCCTGGCGAAGCTCGAGGCCGGCGCTCCCACGGCCATCAACTGGAGCATCGACACCGTGCGCAAGGGGGGCAACGTGTCGATCATCGGCGTGTACGGCCCGCCGTGGAACCTGATCAACATCGGCACGGCGATGAACAAGGGCCTGACGCTGCGGATGAACCAGTGCAACGTGCGCCGGTACATGCCTCGGCTGCTGGAGCACATCCGCGAGGGCCGTATCGACGCCAAGGGCATCATCACCCACCGCTTCCCGCTGGAGGACGCGGCGCACGCCTACCACCTGTTCGCCCAGAAGCGGGACAACTGCATCAAGTGCGTCCTGGTTCCCCACGGGCACGCCTGA
- a CDS encoding D-TA family PLP-dependent enzyme: MERPSLENLETPAALVDLERVDANLRRVDAYARQHGLRWRPHTKTHKVPVLAELQVRAGASGVTVATPHEAEVMSAASSDVFLAYPPVGAARLERLMRLSAHVQLSVGLDSREVLEGLSAAAKKAGRTVGVLVEMDLGMRRVGVQQPAEAVALARAIQAAEAVEYRGVTFYPGHVRAPVASQDSALNAVSVRLAEFLEVLSSAGLRPQVVSGGSTPTLWRSHEVHGLTEIRPGVNILNDRNSAAVGACAWEDCAYSVLATVVSTTVPGQAVIDAGAKALAKEEGLAPEGGYGALLDRPDVVLRSLSEEHGLLDLSKTEWRPRVGDRVRVVPNHVCVSVNLHERLWAVRKGAVEQAWAITGRGWGAP; the protein is encoded by the coding sequence ATGGAGAGGCCATCGTTGGAGAACCTGGAGACGCCCGCCGCGCTGGTAGACCTGGAGCGCGTCGATGCCAACCTGCGGCGTGTGGATGCCTACGCCCGGCAGCACGGCCTGCGCTGGCGGCCACACACGAAGACGCACAAGGTCCCCGTGCTCGCGGAGCTTCAGGTCCGGGCTGGGGCGTCCGGCGTCACGGTGGCCACGCCCCACGAAGCGGAGGTGATGAGTGCGGCCTCCAGCGATGTGTTCCTTGCCTATCCTCCCGTGGGCGCCGCCCGCCTCGAACGGTTGATGAGGCTCTCTGCGCACGTCCAGCTCTCGGTGGGGCTCGATTCCCGCGAAGTGCTCGAGGGACTGAGCGCCGCCGCGAAAAAGGCCGGGCGTACGGTGGGCGTTCTGGTGGAGATGGACTTGGGCATGCGGCGGGTGGGCGTGCAGCAGCCGGCGGAAGCGGTGGCACTGGCTCGGGCCATCCAGGCGGCGGAGGCCGTCGAGTACCGCGGCGTCACGTTCTACCCGGGGCACGTCCGTGCTCCCGTGGCGTCGCAGGACTCAGCGCTGAACGCGGTGTCCGTGCGCCTGGCGGAGTTCCTCGAGGTGCTGTCCAGCGCGGGGCTGCGCCCCCAAGTGGTGAGCGGAGGCTCCACGCCCACCCTCTGGCGCTCGCACGAGGTGCACGGGCTGACGGAGATCCGTCCCGGCGTGAACATCCTCAATGATCGCAACTCCGCCGCCGTGGGGGCCTGCGCCTGGGAGGATTGCGCCTACTCGGTGCTGGCCACGGTGGTGAGCACCACCGTCCCCGGGCAGGCCGTCATTGATGCGGGCGCCAAGGCGCTGGCGAAGGAGGAGGGGCTCGCGCCGGAGGGCGGGTACGGCGCGCTCCTGGATCGGCCGGACGTGGTGCTCCGGAGCCTCTCCGAGGAGCACGGCCTGCTGGATCTCTCGAAGACGGAGTGGCGGCCTCGCGTGGGAGACCGTGTGCGGGTGGTGCCGAACCATGTCTGCGTCTCGGTGAACCTGCACGAACGGCTCTGGGCGGTGCGGAAGGGGGCGGTGGAGCAGGCATGGGCCATCACGGGCCGGGGCTGGGGCGCTCCATGA
- a CDS encoding DNA-3-methyladenine glycosylase family protein — protein MPATARARAVVPLLPESFTPAARRALMRADPVLGALMKRVGPLQLQMKPLHSPFSALAESIVYQQLHGRAAATIFGRLCERVGHGAALTPEALLATPDTALREAGLSAAKLAAVKDLAQKTREGTVPTLAQVHKMDDAELIERFTQVRGIGQWTVEMLLIFRLGRPDVLPVDDYAIRKGFMLMQGLEESPRPREVLAYGERWRPWRTVASWYLWRSLDTPQPQEALEPSRSARPQSPQARKSKLRTSSSVTGRKSE, from the coding sequence ATGCCTGCCACCGCTCGCGCCCGTGCTGTTGTCCCGCTCCTCCCCGAGTCCTTCACTCCCGCTGCTCGCAGAGCCTTGATGCGGGCGGATCCCGTCCTGGGCGCGCTGATGAAGCGGGTGGGGCCCCTCCAGCTGCAGATGAAGCCGCTGCACAGCCCGTTCTCGGCGCTGGCGGAGTCCATCGTCTACCAGCAGCTCCACGGCCGCGCGGCGGCCACCATCTTCGGCCGGCTCTGTGAGCGGGTAGGCCATGGCGCCGCGCTCACGCCGGAGGCGCTGCTGGCCACGCCGGACACGGCGCTGCGCGAGGCGGGCCTGTCGGCCGCGAAGCTGGCGGCGGTGAAGGACCTGGCGCAGAAGACACGGGAGGGCACGGTGCCCACGCTGGCCCAGGTCCACAAGATGGACGACGCGGAGCTCATCGAGCGCTTCACGCAGGTGCGTGGCATCGGCCAGTGGACGGTGGAGATGCTGCTCATCTTCCGGCTCGGGCGGCCGGACGTGCTGCCGGTGGATGACTACGCCATCCGCAAGGGCTTCATGCTGATGCAGGGGCTGGAGGAGTCACCGCGCCCGCGCGAGGTGCTCGCCTACGGGGAGCGCTGGCGGCCCTGGCGCACCGTGGCGAGCTGGTACCTCTGGCGCTCGCTGGATACGCCCCAGCCTCAGGAGGCGCTGGAGCCCTCGAGATCGGCGCGGCCCCAGTCTCCCCAGGCCCGCAAAAGCAAGCTGCGAACCTCGTCCTCCGTCACAGGGCGGAAGTCCGAGTAG
- a CDS encoding MFS transporter has protein sequence MKKLSVRKLGLLSALYFVQGMPFGFQATALPVYLRMQGVSVGAIGFIGLLALPWLFKALWAPLVDRYGSARIGRRKSWILPLQAALAATCAVAAFVPVEGALPALLGLIFLMNLFAATQDIAVDGFAVDSLRPEELGFGNAAQVVGYKLGMLTGGGLLVWASQYIGWKGLFLSMAALSLSVFTLMAFTREPAPRESSGSEERKSWREVLGQLKEALLLPGTAWMLLFIGTYKLGETMSDVLYKLFLVDAGIRPEQIGLWVGTWGQGASILGSALGGLLATRVPLFRALALTTTLRLFPLLGRWWLAQTGVTEAGVIGVTIAEEFFGGALTTVVFAFMMSRVDRRVGATHYTLFASIEVAGKAPAGPIAGQLFDRAHWSYAQVFLLGAGLSAAFLFLLLPLREQKDAPAPQPSS, from the coding sequence GTGAAGAAGCTCTCTGTCCGCAAGCTGGGGTTGCTGAGCGCCCTCTACTTCGTTCAGGGCATGCCCTTTGGGTTCCAGGCCACGGCGCTCCCCGTCTACCTGCGCATGCAGGGCGTCTCGGTGGGAGCCATTGGCTTCATCGGGTTGCTGGCGCTGCCGTGGCTGTTCAAGGCGCTGTGGGCGCCGCTGGTGGACCGCTACGGCTCAGCCCGCATCGGCCGGCGCAAGTCGTGGATCCTCCCGCTCCAGGCAGCGCTGGCGGCCACCTGTGCCGTCGCGGCCTTCGTCCCCGTGGAGGGAGCGCTGCCTGCGCTGCTCGGGCTCATCTTCCTGATGAACCTCTTCGCAGCCACCCAGGACATCGCGGTGGACGGATTCGCGGTGGACTCGCTGCGACCCGAGGAGCTGGGCTTCGGCAACGCCGCGCAGGTGGTGGGCTACAAGCTGGGAATGCTCACTGGAGGCGGGCTGCTCGTCTGGGCCAGCCAGTACATCGGCTGGAAGGGGCTGTTCCTCTCCATGGCAGCCTTGTCTCTCTCCGTGTTCACGCTCATGGCCTTCACGAGAGAGCCCGCGCCCCGGGAGTCCTCGGGCTCGGAGGAGCGCAAGAGCTGGCGCGAGGTGCTCGGACAGCTCAAGGAGGCCCTGCTGCTGCCGGGAACGGCGTGGATGCTGCTGTTCATCGGCACCTACAAGCTCGGCGAGACGATGTCCGACGTGCTCTACAAGCTCTTCCTCGTCGATGCGGGCATCCGGCCCGAGCAGATCGGCCTCTGGGTCGGAACCTGGGGGCAGGGAGCCTCCATCCTCGGCTCGGCGCTGGGCGGCCTGCTCGCAACGCGGGTGCCGTTGTTCCGCGCGCTCGCGCTGACGACAACGCTACGGCTATTCCCCTTGCTGGGCCGCTGGTGGCTCGCACAGACGGGCGTGACGGAGGCGGGCGTCATCGGCGTCACCATCGCCGAGGAGTTCTTCGGCGGGGCACTGACGACGGTGGTGTTCGCCTTCATGATGTCCCGGGTAGACCGCCGCGTCGGCGCAACCCACTACACGCTCTTCGCCAGCATTGAGGTTGCGGGTAAAGCTCCCGCAGGCCCCATTGCGGGGCAGCTCTTCGACCGGGCGCACTGGAGCTACGCCCAGGTATTCCTGCTGGGCGCGGGGCTCTCAGCGGCCTTCCTGTTCCTGCTGCTGCCGCTGCGGGAGCAGAAGGACGCTCCCGCCCCGCAGCCCAGCTCCTGA
- a CDS encoding PAS domain-containing sensor histidine kinase produces the protein MPSSTVPLTPSSASSPSATDQERGLLRLLVDAVTDPILYTHQEGHVLTANARARQLFFADESASEGHRRAVELNQRVFHTALQSSATGGASPVRRRDLALVDPVEGTDLLFELVCTPAQEPGSPPGYVCVLRNVTALGRATQALGESYRRLRASEQEARSERLRLDLILDSVADPIIVTDPSGGTVLMNDPAERLFYAPPDSGEATRRRAHTNDAHFSSFLSHLLTPGGPKRWRGELHLVEPATGTPLPMEATASQVLADNGEPTSIVTLLHDRTEALEKARLLEQVRSASSELEAKVHSATAELAEQNEKLRRQALQVEQASAAKSQFLANMSHEFRTPLNAILGYTSMLLQGVNGEMTPQQRRNLQRIDSNGRHLLQVINEILDITRIEAGRMPLNLTDFQLPELLQEVMAEMDPIIARTKLTVGSHVTPDVPELHGDRQKVKQIVLNLLSNALKFTHEGSVQLSAAYDFATSTVSISVKDTGIGIAPEHQEKVFEDFQQVDSSPTRVYGGTGLGLSICRRLAAMLGGRVTVQSAIGQGSTFTLHVPWRMRRS, from the coding sequence GTGCCGTCCTCCACCGTCCCCCTCACACCCTCCAGTGCTTCGAGCCCCTCGGCCACCGACCAGGAGCGAGGGCTGCTGCGCCTGCTCGTGGACGCGGTGACGGACCCCATCCTCTACACCCACCAGGAGGGCCACGTCCTCACCGCCAACGCCCGCGCGCGCCAGCTCTTCTTCGCGGACGAGAGCGCCAGCGAGGGCCACCGCCGCGCCGTGGAGCTCAACCAGCGCGTCTTTCACACCGCGCTGCAGAGCAGCGCCACGGGCGGTGCATCCCCGGTGCGCCGCCGGGACTTGGCCCTGGTGGATCCGGTGGAGGGCACGGACTTGCTCTTCGAGCTCGTCTGCACCCCGGCGCAGGAGCCGGGCTCTCCCCCGGGCTACGTGTGCGTGCTGCGCAACGTGACGGCGCTGGGCCGAGCCACGCAGGCGCTCGGTGAGAGCTACCGGCGGCTGCGGGCCTCGGAGCAGGAGGCACGCTCGGAGCGGCTGCGGTTGGATCTCATTCTCGACTCGGTGGCGGATCCCATCATCGTCACGGACCCGTCCGGCGGCACGGTGCTGATGAATGATCCGGCCGAGCGCCTCTTCTACGCCCCTCCGGACAGCGGCGAGGCCACCCGGCGGCGGGCGCACACCAACGACGCGCACTTCTCCTCGTTCCTGTCGCACCTGCTGACGCCCGGCGGCCCGAAGCGCTGGCGTGGGGAGCTGCACCTGGTGGAGCCCGCCACGGGCACCCCGCTGCCCATGGAGGCCACGGCCAGCCAGGTGCTCGCGGACAATGGCGAGCCCACCTCCATCGTCACCCTGTTGCATGACCGGACGGAGGCGCTGGAGAAGGCACGGCTGCTGGAGCAAGTCCGCTCCGCCTCGAGCGAGCTGGAGGCCAAGGTGCACTCGGCCACCGCGGAGCTGGCCGAGCAGAACGAGAAGCTGCGGCGGCAGGCGCTCCAGGTGGAGCAGGCCAGCGCGGCCAAGTCCCAGTTCCTGGCCAACATGTCCCACGAGTTCCGCACGCCGCTCAACGCCATCCTCGGCTACACGAGCATGCTGCTGCAGGGCGTGAACGGAGAGATGACGCCCCAGCAACGGCGCAACCTGCAGCGCATCGACTCCAACGGGCGGCACCTGCTCCAGGTCATCAACGAGATCCTGGACATCACCCGGATTGAAGCGGGGCGGATGCCGCTGAACCTCACGGACTTCCAGCTCCCGGAGCTGCTCCAGGAGGTGATGGCGGAGATGGACCCCATCATCGCCCGGACGAAGCTGACGGTGGGCAGCCACGTGACACCGGACGTGCCGGAGCTGCACGGGGACCGGCAGAAGGTGAAGCAGATCGTCCTCAACCTGCTGTCCAACGCGCTGAAGTTCACGCACGAGGGCTCGGTGCAGCTGTCGGCCGCGTATGACTTCGCCACGTCCACGGTGAGCATCTCCGTGAAGGACACGGGCATTGGCATCGCGCCGGAGCACCAGGAGAAGGTTTTCGAGGATTTCCAGCAGGTGGACAGCTCTCCCACGCGTGTCTACGGCGGCACCGGCCTGGGTCTGTCCATCTGCCGACGTCTGGCGGCGATGCTGGGAGGCCGGGTCACCGTGCAGAGTGCAATCGGCCAGGGTTCCACCTTCACGCTGCACGTGCCGTGGCGTATGAGGCGTTCATGA
- a CDS encoding FAD-dependent oxidoreductase encodes MTEERIHKSLWTTTAPGRRFPVLSGDLTVDVAVVGGGVAGLTVAWLLRRAGKRVVVLEMNRLLTGQTGQTTAHLTELLDTPYSTLCSDFGEKGARLAAASSRDSIEQIASLVKALGVDCGFQRVPMFRYAETDSQLRELEKEVAAARKVGLQASLTRDVPLPFPVKGALRLENQAQFHPRTYLLALAERLEKEGCLIFEETRVVDVQDGVPCRVVTDKGTVLATDVVEATTTPLNKLFLHSKLYPYRTYSVAGPLEAPLEAGLYYDSQDPYHYIRPQRIDGVDYLIVGGEDHKVGTEEDTETHFAALEAYTRRNFPVTRVTHRWSGQVIEPADGLAYIGRNSASRHTYVATGFSGTGITWGTLSGMILSDLILGRENPYAALYDARRVKVRAGAKDFIQENAEVAFRFVADRLARPDGHQLSEVAPGEGKILEVEGKKVAVYREENGTCHAISPVCTHVGCHVHWNRAERSWDCPCHGARFSPTGKVLNGPAVRDLASQKLPEEASTASPITTHGEE; translated from the coding sequence ATGACGGAAGAGCGGATCCACAAGTCGCTCTGGACGACGACGGCGCCCGGGCGGCGGTTTCCCGTGCTCTCTGGAGACCTGACGGTGGATGTGGCGGTGGTGGGCGGCGGTGTCGCGGGCCTCACAGTGGCCTGGCTGCTCCGCAGGGCGGGCAAGAGGGTGGTGGTGCTGGAGATGAACCGGCTGCTCACCGGGCAGACCGGGCAGACCACGGCCCATCTCACCGAGCTGTTGGACACCCCGTACTCCACGCTCTGCTCGGACTTTGGCGAGAAGGGAGCTCGCCTGGCGGCCGCCTCCAGCCGGGACTCCATCGAGCAGATCGCCTCGCTGGTGAAGGCGCTGGGCGTGGACTGCGGGTTCCAGCGCGTGCCCATGTTCCGCTACGCGGAGACGGACTCGCAGCTGAGGGAGCTGGAGAAGGAAGTGGCTGCGGCGCGCAAGGTGGGGCTGCAGGCCTCGCTCACGCGGGACGTGCCGCTGCCGTTCCCAGTGAAGGGAGCGCTCCGGCTGGAGAACCAGGCGCAGTTCCACCCACGCACGTACCTGCTGGCCCTGGCCGAGCGCCTCGAGAAGGAAGGCTGCCTCATCTTCGAGGAGACGCGCGTGGTGGACGTGCAGGACGGGGTGCCCTGCCGCGTCGTCACGGACAAAGGCACCGTGCTGGCCACGGACGTGGTGGAGGCCACCACGACGCCGCTCAACAAGCTGTTCCTCCACAGCAAGCTCTACCCGTACCGCACCTACTCGGTGGCGGGTCCGCTGGAGGCGCCGCTGGAGGCGGGCCTCTATTACGACAGCCAGGACCCGTACCACTACATCCGCCCGCAGCGCATCGACGGGGTGGACTACCTGATCGTCGGTGGCGAGGACCACAAGGTCGGCACCGAGGAGGACACGGAGACGCACTTCGCCGCGCTGGAGGCGTACACGCGGCGCAACTTCCCTGTCACTCGCGTGACGCACCGCTGGTCCGGCCAGGTCATCGAGCCCGCGGACGGGCTGGCGTACATCGGCCGCAACAGCGCCTCGCGGCACACGTACGTGGCCACGGGCTTCTCGGGCACGGGCATCACCTGGGGGACGCTGTCGGGGATGATCCTCTCGGACCTGATCCTCGGGCGGGAGAACCCGTACGCCGCGCTCTATGACGCCAGGCGCGTGAAGGTGCGGGCGGGCGCCAAGGACTTCATTCAAGAGAACGCCGAGGTGGCCTTCCGCTTCGTCGCGGATCGGCTCGCGCGGCCGGACGGGCACCAGCTGTCCGAGGTGGCTCCCGGCGAGGGGAAGATTCTCGAGGTGGAGGGCAAGAAGGTGGCCGTCTACCGCGAGGAGAACGGCACCTGTCATGCCATCAGCCCAGTGTGCACGCACGTGGGGTGCCATGTGCACTGGAACCGCGCGGAGCGCTCCTGGGACTGCCCCTGTCATGGCGCCCGCTTCAGCCCCACCGGCAAGGTGCTCAATGGCCCGGCCGTGAGGGATCTCGCCTCCCAGAAGCTGCCAGAGGAGGCCTCAACCGCTTCACCTATCACCACACACGGAGAGGAATAA
- a CDS encoding hemerythrin domain-containing protein has protein sequence MDALDLLKEQHDEVNTLFKKFEKLEEGSTAELRELFVMIADRLSAHATIEEQFFYPSIKTDKTEDLIREAVEEHLGVKRIIADLLEMEPSDEQFAAKMKVLMENVEHHVEEEEDEMFKLVRKVLDKDQRFALGVQMKAEFDELMKGEPRNEVPMQTDEAAPV, from the coding sequence ATGGACGCGTTGGATCTGCTCAAGGAACAGCACGACGAAGTGAACACGCTCTTCAAGAAGTTCGAGAAGCTCGAGGAGGGCTCCACGGCGGAGCTCCGTGAGCTCTTCGTCATGATCGCGGACCGGCTCTCGGCCCACGCCACCATCGAGGAGCAGTTCTTCTATCCCTCCATCAAGACGGACAAGACGGAGGACCTCATCCGCGAGGCCGTGGAGGAGCACCTGGGCGTCAAGCGCATCATCGCGGACCTGCTGGAGATGGAGCCCTCGGACGAGCAGTTCGCCGCCAAGATGAAGGTGCTGATGGAGAACGTCGAGCACCACGTCGAGGAGGAAGAGGACGAGATGTTCAAGCTGGTGCGCAAGGTGCTCGACAAGGATCAGCGCTTCGCGCTCGGCGTTCAGATGAAGGCGGAGTTCGACGAGCTGATGAAGGGCGAGCCCCGCAACGAGGTGCCCATGCAGACGGACGAGGCGGCCCCGGTTTGA
- a CDS encoding response regulator: MTNAPDNSKPLVLVVDDYQDAREMYAEYLEFSGFRVDQATNGAEALDKAFALIPDVILMDLSLPIIDGWEATRRLKSDERTKHIPVVALTGHALANEPGSGQQVQCDSFVVKPCLPDTLVAEVKKVLAARKK; this comes from the coding sequence ATGACGAATGCTCCGGACAACTCCAAGCCCCTCGTGCTGGTCGTCGACGACTACCAGGACGCGCGGGAGATGTACGCGGAGTACCTGGAGTTCTCCGGGTTCCGGGTGGACCAGGCGACGAACGGGGCCGAGGCGCTGGACAAGGCCTTCGCGCTGATACCGGACGTCATCCTGATGGACCTGTCCCTGCCCATTATCGACGGGTGGGAGGCCACGCGCCGGCTCAAGAGCGACGAGCGCACGAAGCACATTCCGGTGGTGGCACTGACGGGGCACGCGTTGGCCAATGAGCCCGGCTCCGGGCAGCAGGTGCAGTGCGACTCCTTCGTGGTGAAACCCTGTCTACCGGACACGCTGGTGGCGGAGGTGAAGAAGGTGCTCGCGGCACGCAAGAAGTGA
- a CDS encoding phosphoribosyltransferase: MITPFSHRSHAGEVLARSLSRYAGRHDVTVLGIPNGGVPIAFEVARHLAVPLELCFLEPITSPRGDITLGLLGWPPSQQLHEPVINALGVNDEPLRQATAFAWRRLRQRIHTLRPPAPPPTLHGRIALIVDEGAAQGLLLRDAAGLVRRTGARTLVAAVPVASREGLQLINEEFDEVVCPWQPLPFDTVSSCYSDFRPVTEDEVRSLLLRAWGDWGRADLEGSSAS, translated from the coding sequence ATGATCACGCCCTTCTCTCACCGCTCTCACGCGGGCGAGGTGCTTGCCCGCTCACTGTCCCGCTACGCAGGACGGCATGACGTCACCGTGCTCGGCATTCCGAACGGGGGAGTGCCCATCGCCTTCGAGGTGGCGCGGCACCTCGCGGTGCCCCTGGAGCTGTGCTTCCTGGAGCCCATCACCTCGCCCCGGGGAGACATCACTCTGGGGCTGCTCGGCTGGCCACCCTCGCAACAGCTCCACGAGCCCGTCATCAACGCGCTGGGAGTCAACGACGAGCCACTGCGCCAAGCCACCGCCTTCGCGTGGCGCCGCCTCCGCCAGCGCATTCACACGCTTCGTCCCCCCGCCCCACCCCCCACCCTCCACGGACGCATCGCCCTCATCGTGGACGAGGGCGCAGCCCAGGGGCTCCTGCTCCGGGACGCTGCGGGCCTGGTGCGCCGCACGGGCGCCCGGACGTTGGTGGCCGCAGTCCCCGTGGCCTCGCGGGAGGGCCTACAGCTGATCAACGAGGAGTTCGATGAGGTCGTCTGCCCCTGGCAACCGCTGCCCTTCGATACCGTGTCGTCCTGCTACTCGGACTTCCGCCCTGTGACGGAGGACGAGGTTCGCAGCTTGCTTTTGCGGGCCTGGGGAGACTGGGGCCGCGCCGATCTCGAGGGCTCCAGCGCCTCCTGA
- a CDS encoding GvpL/GvpF family gas vesicle protein, whose amino-acid sequence MARTSSLYLYGVLRAKQELRFGALGLGTPPAEVVTVHDGELAAVVSEGSAAVPDPTRDHLLAHHRVQEAVMREHTLLPAAFGLTFRGHEEVVELLRSARDAFTGVLAKLEGHIELGVKVLWDEDVIAREAARHDAQTLLESLRPLATAVREVRPLGERMILNAAFLVAREHEAAFDAKLRSLAARFELLTLQYTGPWAPYHFTDIVLRREPTPER is encoded by the coding sequence ATGGCCCGGACCTCCTCCCTGTACCTGTATGGGGTGCTGCGCGCGAAGCAGGAGCTGCGCTTCGGCGCGCTCGGCCTGGGGACACCGCCCGCCGAGGTGGTGACGGTGCACGACGGCGAGCTGGCGGCGGTGGTGTCCGAGGGCTCAGCGGCAGTGCCGGACCCCACGAGGGACCACCTGCTGGCCCACCACCGCGTGCAGGAGGCGGTGATGCGCGAGCACACGCTGCTGCCAGCGGCCTTCGGGCTCACGTTCCGAGGCCACGAGGAGGTGGTGGAGCTGCTGCGCTCGGCGCGGGACGCCTTCACGGGCGTGCTGGCGAAGCTGGAAGGGCACATCGAGCTGGGCGTGAAGGTGCTGTGGGATGAGGACGTCATTGCCCGGGAAGCGGCGAGGCATGACGCCCAGACGCTGCTGGAGTCCCTGAGGCCGCTGGCCACCGCGGTGCGCGAGGTGCGCCCCCTGGGCGAGCGGATGATCCTGAACGCGGCCTTCCTGGTGGCACGGGAGCACGAGGCGGCCTTCGATGCGAAGCTGCGCTCGCTGGCGGCGCGCTTCGAGTTGCTCACGCTCCAGTACACAGGCCCGTGGGCGCCCTATCACTTCACGGACATCGTGCTGCGGCGGGAGCCCACACCGGAGCGGTGA